In Ruminiclostridium papyrosolvens DSM 2782, the following proteins share a genomic window:
- a CDS encoding nucleoside kinase — MSDSQIFITIKNQKYELEDSTTLLELSERFKKEYLSTIVAARVNNDIKELSFRIKEDAEIGFIDLTDEDGMRIYRRSLYFIFIMAVHDVFPDRKAVITHPMSNGVYCEINGEDELTEDDIELVDKRMREIVSMKIPFEKKEISTESARRQYKDSGKLDKYEVLEHRQKPYVTSYNCGGYEDYYYGYMVPDTGYINCFALKFHKPGVVIQYPAKTDPCKLQTFTEQKKLFNVFIEYKKWVRILDVENIGSLNEIVKAGEIGDLIRVSEALHEKKIAQIADKITNNEEEKRIVLISGPSSSGKTTFANRLGIQLRVNGFVPRTISLDNYFVNRDKTPIDEDGEFDYEALEAIDIELFNEHLSELLKGNEVEIPVYNFETGSRELKGKKMIMKDNNILVIEGIHGLNDKLTKSVSCEDKYKIYVSALTSLSIDDHNRIPSTDTRILRRIVRDNQFRGCSAINTINRWPSVRRGEEKNIFPFQENADIMFNSSLVYELCLLKVYAEPLLLKLGPDNERYSEVKRLIEFLSYFLPIDAKDVPNNSIVKEFIGGSCFF; from the coding sequence ATGAGCGATAGTCAAATATTTATTACTATAAAGAATCAAAAGTATGAATTGGAGGATAGCACTACTTTACTGGAGCTAAGTGAACGCTTCAAAAAGGAATATTTATCCACAATTGTTGCAGCAAGGGTTAATAATGATATTAAGGAACTTAGCTTCAGAATAAAAGAAGATGCTGAGATAGGTTTTATAGATTTAACCGATGAAGACGGAATGAGAATCTACAGGAGAAGCCTGTATTTTATATTTATAATGGCTGTACATGATGTTTTTCCCGATAGAAAAGCAGTGATAACCCATCCCATGAGTAACGGTGTTTACTGTGAAATAAATGGTGAAGATGAGCTTACTGAGGATGACATTGAGCTGGTAGATAAAAGAATGAGGGAGATAGTCTCAATGAAAATCCCCTTTGAAAAGAAGGAGATTTCAACAGAAAGTGCGAGAAGGCAGTATAAGGACAGCGGTAAACTTGACAAGTATGAGGTTTTAGAACACAGGCAGAAGCCTTATGTTACTTCTTACAATTGTGGAGGCTATGAAGATTACTATTATGGATACATGGTACCTGATACAGGGTATATTAATTGTTTTGCTCTGAAGTTCCACAAACCGGGAGTAGTCATTCAGTATCCGGCAAAGACAGACCCATGTAAACTTCAGACCTTTACTGAGCAGAAAAAGCTGTTTAACGTATTTATTGAGTATAAAAAATGGGTAAGGATATTAGATGTTGAAAACATTGGTTCACTTAATGAAATAGTAAAGGCGGGCGAAATAGGTGATCTTATAAGAGTAAGTGAAGCCCTCCATGAGAAAAAGATTGCTCAGATTGCAGATAAAATAACAAATAATGAAGAGGAAAAAAGAATTGTACTTATTTCAGGCCCATCGTCTTCAGGCAAAACTACCTTTGCTAACAGGCTGGGGATACAGCTTAGGGTAAACGGTTTTGTACCAAGAACCATTTCTCTTGACAACTACTTTGTAAACAGGGACAAAACTCCTATAGATGAAGATGGAGAATTTGATTATGAGGCACTTGAAGCTATTGACATTGAGTTGTTTAATGAACATCTTTCAGAATTGCTGAAGGGCAATGAAGTTGAAATACCTGTCTACAATTTTGAGACCGGCTCAAGAGAACTTAAAGGTAAGAAAATGATTATGAAGGATAATAATATCCTTGTAATAGAAGGAATTCACGGCTTGAATGACAAGCTTACCAAATCAGTGTCCTGTGAAGATAAGTATAAAATTTATGTAAGTGCATTAACATCGTTAAGCATTGATGACCATAATAGAATACCGTCAACTGATACCAGAATACTAAGAAGAATTGTAAGAGATAATCAATTCAGAGGGTGTTCTGCAATTAATACTATAAACAGGTGGCCTTCAGTGAGAAGGGGTGAGGAAAAAAACATATTCCCCTTTCAGGAGAATGCAGACATTATGTTTAATTCCTCCCTTGTTTACGAGCTGTGTCTGTTAAAAGTATATGCGGAGCCTTTGCTGCTAAAACTGGGGCCGGATAATGAGAGATATTCAGAAGTGAAAAGATTAATAGAGTTTTTAAGCTACTTCCTGCCAATAGATGCAAAAGATGTTCCTAATAATTCAATTGTAAAAGAGTTTATCGGAGGAAGCTGCTTCTTCTAA
- a CDS encoding DRTGG domain-containing protein: MTLEKLLQKIDGKVITENTKEITIDNIYICDLLSWVMSHAKKGDAWITVLTNVNVPAVALLAEVACVIIPEDIPVEELTLRKAKENGIIIIGTQYSAFDICKKFIEQ; this comes from the coding sequence ATGACGCTGGAAAAGCTTTTGCAGAAAATTGACGGTAAAGTGATAACGGAAAATACAAAAGAGATTACTATTGACAACATTTACATATGTGATTTATTGAGTTGGGTTATGTCCCATGCAAAAAAAGGTGATGCGTGGATTACCGTACTAACAAATGTCAATGTACCTGCGGTTGCACTTCTTGCCGAAGTAGCCTGTGTTATTATTCCGGAAGATATTCCGGTGGAGGAACTGACATTAAGAAAAGCCAAGGAAAACGGCATCATAATAATAGGCACACAATATAGTGCTTTTGATATTTGTAAGAAGTTTATAGAGCAATAG
- a CDS encoding TrmH family RNA methyltransferase — MNYIQSSQNSTLKEIKALHLKKNRDSQGLYFVEGIRFVNDAIDNGQVISKVIVSDKLEGLNGGSELIEKVKGVCSDISLVPEKLFKEVSDTQTPQGILAVLEKNQFDFQEVIEKGNSVVILDCLQDPGNAGTIIRTADAAGISAVLMSKGCVDLYSPKVLRSTMGSVFHVPIFEGLNITETIQLLKQKGYKVIASHLSGKNNYFQEDLTGRSAIIVGNEANGISDETANMADSLVKIPMPGKAESLNASVAASIMIYEIVRQKVM; from the coding sequence ATGAATTATATACAAAGCAGCCAGAATTCAACTTTAAAGGAAATCAAGGCCCTGCACCTGAAAAAAAACAGGGATTCTCAGGGCTTATATTTCGTAGAGGGAATACGATTTGTCAACGATGCCATTGATAACGGACAGGTTATATCAAAAGTAATAGTTTCTGATAAGCTGGAAGGACTTAATGGTGGTAGTGAACTCATAGAAAAGGTTAAAGGTGTTTGCAGCGACATAAGTCTTGTTCCCGAAAAATTGTTCAAAGAAGTCTCAGATACTCAGACACCTCAAGGTATTCTTGCAGTACTTGAAAAGAATCAATTTGATTTTCAGGAGGTTATTGAGAAAGGCAATTCTGTGGTAATACTGGATTGTCTCCAAGACCCCGGCAACGCAGGGACAATCATAAGAACTGCGGATGCTGCCGGAATTTCAGCAGTTCTTATGTCAAAAGGCTGCGTTGATCTTTATTCTCCCAAAGTTCTCAGATCTACAATGGGTTCTGTTTTTCATGTTCCTATATTTGAAGGACTCAATATTACAGAAACTATCCAATTACTTAAACAAAAGGGTTACAAGGTAATAGCATCTCATTTGTCAGGCAAAAACAATTACTTTCAGGAGGACTTGACAGGCAGGAGCGCTATTATTGTAGGCAATGAAGCAAACGGCATTTCTGATGAAACAGCCAATATGGCAGACAGTTTGGTGAAAATACCCATGCCTGGCAAGGCTGAATCCTTGAATGCTTCTGTTGCAGCATCTATAATGATTTATGAAATAGTAAGACAAAAAGTCATGTAA